A stretch of Microbacterium sp. 4R-513 DNA encodes these proteins:
- a CDS encoding class II fumarate hydratase encodes MSETEYRIEHDTMGEVRVPRNALYAAQTQRAVENFPISGDALDPAQIVALARIKKAAALANKELGTLDGTIADAIGRAADRIIAGEYADQFPIDVYQTGSGTSSNMNMNEVLATLATQDLGQTVHPNDHVNASQSSNDVFPTSVHIAVTQELIDDLIPALDHLAVALEAKAEEWKSVVKSGRTHLMDATPVTLGQEFGGYARQIRLGIERVQAVLPRVAEVPLGGTAVGTGINTPLGFPQRVIELIVADTELPITEAKDHFEAQANRDGLVEASGALRTIAVSLTKINNDLRWMGSGPNTGLGELHIPDLQPGSSIMPGKVNPVVPEATLMVCARVIGNDATIAWAGASGLFELNVAIPVMGTAILESIRLLANSMRILADKTIDGLQANVDRATAYAGMSPSIVTPLNKLIGYEAAAKIAKHSVAKGITVREAVLDLGYVERGELTLEQLDEKLDLLSMTHPG; translated from the coding sequence ATGAGCGAGACCGAGTACCGCATCGAGCACGACACCATGGGCGAGGTGCGCGTGCCGAGGAACGCCCTCTACGCCGCGCAGACCCAGCGCGCGGTCGAGAACTTCCCCATCTCGGGAGATGCCCTCGACCCGGCGCAGATCGTCGCGCTCGCGCGCATCAAGAAGGCCGCGGCGCTCGCGAACAAGGAGCTCGGCACCCTCGACGGCACGATCGCCGACGCGATCGGCCGCGCGGCAGATCGCATCATCGCCGGTGAGTACGCCGACCAGTTCCCCATCGACGTCTACCAGACCGGCAGCGGGACGTCGTCGAACATGAACATGAACGAGGTGCTCGCGACGCTCGCGACGCAGGACCTCGGCCAGACGGTGCACCCCAACGACCACGTCAACGCGTCGCAGTCGTCGAACGACGTCTTCCCCACCTCCGTCCACATCGCCGTGACGCAGGAGCTCATCGACGACCTGATCCCCGCCCTCGACCACCTCGCCGTCGCCCTCGAGGCGAAGGCCGAGGAGTGGAAGAGCGTCGTCAAGTCCGGCCGCACGCACCTGATGGACGCGACTCCGGTGACCCTCGGCCAGGAGTTCGGCGGTTACGCCCGTCAGATCCGCCTCGGGATCGAGCGCGTTCAGGCGGTCCTCCCGCGCGTCGCAGAGGTGCCGCTCGGCGGCACGGCCGTCGGCACGGGCATCAACACCCCGCTCGGCTTCCCGCAGCGGGTCATCGAGCTGATCGTGGCCGACACCGAGCTGCCGATCACCGAGGCGAAGGACCACTTCGAGGCTCAGGCCAACCGCGACGGTCTCGTCGAGGCATCCGGCGCTCTGCGGACGATCGCCGTCTCGCTCACCAAGATCAACAACGACCTGCGGTGGATGGGCTCGGGCCCCAACACCGGTCTCGGCGAGCTGCACATCCCCGACCTGCAGCCCGGGTCGTCGATCATGCCCGGCAAGGTCAACCCCGTCGTGCCGGAGGCGACGCTCATGGTGTGCGCCCGCGTCATCGGCAACGACGCGACGATCGCCTGGGCGGGCGCGTCGGGACTCTTCGAACTGAACGTCGCGATCCCGGTCATGGGGACGGCGATCCTCGAGTCGATCCGCCTCCTCGCCAACTCGATGCGAATCCTCGCCGACAAGACGATCGACGGCCTGCAGGCCAACGTCGACCGCGCGACGGCGTACGCGGGCATGTCGCCGTCGATCGTGACCCCCCTCAACAAGCTCATCGGCTACGAGGCGGCGGCCAAGATCGCGAAGCACTCGGTTGCCAAGGGCATCACGGTGCGCGAGGCGGTCCTCGACCTCGGCTATGTCGAACGGGGCGAGCTCACGCTCGAGCAGCTGGACGAGAAGCTCGACCTGCTCTCGATGACCCACCCGGGATGA
- a CDS encoding MOSC domain-containing protein, which produces MPRLLAVCVVHELRPDSGNGVTAIDKRPAPGPVRIRAFGAYGDVQADRKHHGGLDKALYAYSQEDAEFWEGELGRAVPPGFFGENLRTEGLDVNAARIGERWRIGSRVEVEVTMPRTPCGTFARRIGGSHQRGWVKRFSAERRLGPYLRVIRTGTIQAGDEITVIPAPDGAPGLLDVYRDPE; this is translated from the coding sequence ATGCCTCGCCTCCTCGCCGTCTGCGTCGTGCACGAGCTGCGTCCCGATTCCGGAAACGGCGTGACCGCGATCGACAAGCGGCCGGCTCCCGGTCCGGTTCGGATCCGCGCCTTCGGCGCGTACGGCGATGTGCAGGCGGATCGGAAGCACCACGGCGGCCTCGACAAGGCGCTCTACGCCTACAGCCAGGAGGACGCCGAGTTCTGGGAGGGCGAGCTCGGGCGTGCGGTTCCGCCGGGCTTCTTCGGCGAGAACCTCCGCACCGAAGGCCTCGACGTCAACGCCGCCCGCATTGGTGAGCGGTGGCGGATCGGCTCGCGCGTCGAGGTCGAGGTGACGATGCCCCGCACGCCGTGCGGCACGTTCGCCCGCCGCATCGGCGGCTCCCACCAGCGCGGCTGGGTGAAGCGCTTCTCGGCCGAGCGCCGCCTCGGTCCCTACCTCCGTGTCATCCGCACGGGAACGATCCAGGCGGGTGACGAGATCACCGTCATCCCTGCACCCGACGGCGCGCCCGGCCTTCTGGACGTCTACCGCGACCCGGAGTGA
- the xseA gene encoding exodeoxyribonuclease VII large subunit: MTTFRPETVPGEPPPSDAVHPRESSPQAPTSVARLNETIRGFIEKWGFVWVEGEITSWNMRGGNVFGRLKDLGSDSLISFRLWSKTLARVPGDLKVGDHVIACVKADYFVKQGDFSFTVSSMRHVGLGDQLERLERLRAQLRAEGLFDTARKKPLPFLPHTIGLITGENSDAEKDVHRNAELRWPQVSFRTKYAAVQGERCVPETIAALKALDAAPDVDVIVIARGGGDPQTLLGFSDERLVRAVAAASTPVVSAIGHENDHPLLDDVADLRASTPTDAAKRIVPDVAEQRAIVAQLRSRLTMRLTHRLQHDIAQLEQLRSRPALRAPESMLDSRAQQLWLLSSRGRDIVDRALDAQSRHAAELRATLRALSPASTLARGYAIAHLSDGVIVRDAAQAPAGSSVVVTVGRGSFAARSDGEIAEGDGAQRGAS, from the coding sequence ATGACGACGTTCCGGCCCGAGACCGTGCCGGGGGAACCGCCGCCGTCCGACGCGGTGCACCCGCGGGAGTCCAGCCCGCAGGCGCCCACGTCCGTCGCGCGGCTCAACGAGACGATCCGGGGCTTCATCGAGAAGTGGGGCTTCGTCTGGGTCGAGGGCGAGATCACGTCCTGGAACATGCGCGGCGGCAACGTCTTCGGACGCCTGAAAGACCTCGGATCCGACTCCCTCATCTCGTTCCGGCTGTGGTCGAAGACGCTCGCCCGCGTGCCGGGCGACCTCAAGGTCGGCGACCACGTGATCGCATGCGTCAAGGCCGACTACTTCGTCAAGCAGGGTGACTTCAGCTTCACGGTCTCGTCGATGCGGCACGTCGGCCTCGGCGACCAGCTCGAGCGCCTGGAGCGACTCCGCGCGCAGCTGCGCGCCGAGGGCCTCTTCGACACCGCGCGAAAGAAGCCGCTGCCTTTCCTCCCGCACACGATCGGGCTCATCACGGGTGAGAACTCGGACGCCGAGAAGGACGTCCACCGCAACGCCGAGCTGCGCTGGCCGCAGGTGAGCTTCCGCACGAAGTACGCCGCCGTCCAGGGCGAGCGCTGCGTCCCCGAGACGATCGCGGCTCTGAAGGCACTGGATGCCGCTCCCGACGTCGACGTCATCGTCATCGCACGCGGCGGCGGCGATCCGCAGACGCTGCTCGGCTTCAGCGACGAGCGGCTCGTGCGGGCGGTGGCCGCGGCATCCACTCCCGTCGTCAGCGCGATCGGGCACGAGAACGACCACCCGCTCCTCGACGACGTCGCGGACCTGCGCGCTTCGACGCCGACGGACGCCGCGAAGAGGATCGTGCCGGATGTCGCGGAGCAGCGCGCGATCGTCGCCCAGCTGCGGTCGCGGCTCACGATGCGCCTGACCCATCGCCTGCAGCACGACATCGCCCAGCTCGAGCAGCTGCGCTCGCGTCCGGCCCTGCGGGCACCGGAGTCGATGCTCGACTCGCGCGCGCAGCAGCTCTGGCTGCTCTCGTCGCGCGGTCGCGACATCGTCGACCGCGCCCTCGACGCGCAGAGTCGCCATGCGGCCGAGCTGCGCGCGACGCTGCGCGCGCTCTCACCCGCCTCGACGCTCGCGCGCGGCTACGCGATCGCCCACCTGTCGGATGGTGTGATCGTGCGCGACGCGGCGCAGGCACCCGCCGGCTCCTCCGTCGTCGTGACCGTCGGTCGCGGGTCGTTCGCGGCGCGGTCGGACGGCGAGATCGCGGAGGGCGACGGCGCCCAGCGGGGCGCTTCGTGA
- a CDS encoding 4-hydroxy-3-methylbut-2-enyl diphosphate reductase — MPVPRIPRRRERLKDIPVGGQKRVLLASPRGYCAGVDRAVIAVEKALERFGAPVYVRKQIVHNIHVVTELEQKGAIFVEEVDEVPEGAHVVFSAHGVSPAVVNAASDRGLQAIDATCPLVTKVHREAVRFARDDFEILLIGHLGHEEVEGTAGEAPDHVTIVNSPDEADTVVVRDPDKVVWLSQTTLSVDETMETVRRLRQRFPNLQDPPSDDICYATQNRQVAIKKVAKDADLVIVVGSANSSNSVRLVEVALEYGAKAAYRVDYADEVEQAWLEGVETVGVTSGASVPEVLVQEVLEELAGAGYRSVEEVRTAEEDLMFSLPKELRSDAAGKRVDRALGGRSRA, encoded by the coding sequence ATGCCCGTCCCGCGCATCCCGCGGCGGCGTGAGCGCCTCAAGGATATCCCGGTCGGCGGACAGAAGCGGGTGCTCCTCGCCTCGCCGCGGGGCTACTGCGCAGGGGTCGACCGCGCGGTCATCGCCGTCGAGAAGGCGCTCGAGCGCTTCGGCGCGCCCGTCTACGTGCGCAAGCAGATCGTGCACAACATCCACGTCGTGACCGAGCTCGAGCAGAAGGGCGCCATCTTCGTCGAAGAGGTCGACGAGGTGCCCGAGGGTGCCCACGTCGTGTTCAGCGCGCACGGCGTCTCGCCGGCGGTCGTGAACGCGGCATCCGATCGCGGCCTCCAGGCGATCGACGCGACCTGTCCGCTCGTGACGAAGGTGCACCGCGAGGCCGTGCGGTTCGCCCGCGACGACTTCGAGATCCTCCTCATCGGCCACCTGGGGCACGAGGAGGTCGAGGGAACGGCGGGCGAGGCCCCTGATCACGTCACGATCGTGAACTCTCCCGATGAGGCCGACACGGTCGTGGTGCGCGACCCCGACAAGGTCGTGTGGCTGTCGCAGACGACGCTGTCGGTCGACGAGACGATGGAGACCGTGCGCCGGCTGCGCCAGCGGTTCCCGAACCTGCAGGATCCGCCGTCCGACGACATCTGCTACGCGACGCAGAACCGGCAGGTCGCGATCAAGAAGGTCGCGAAGGATGCCGATCTCGTGATCGTCGTCGGATCGGCGAACTCGTCCAACAGCGTGCGGCTCGTCGAGGTCGCGCTCGAGTACGGCGCCAAGGCCGCGTACCGGGTGGACTACGCCGACGAGGTCGAGCAGGCGTGGCTCGAGGGCGTCGAGACGGTCGGCGTGACGTCGGGCGCATCGGTTCCCGAGGTGCTGGTCCAGGAGGTGCTCGAAGAGCTCGCCGGTGCCGGCTACCGCTCGGTCGAAGAGGTGCGGACGGCCGAAGAAGACCTCATGTTCTCGCTCCCCAAGGAGCTGCGATCGGATGCGGCGGGCAAGCGCGTGGACCGCGCGCTCGGCGGGCGGAGCCGCGCGTGA
- a CDS encoding exodeoxyribonuclease VII small subunit, which yields MSVSSEGLSDVATLSFEQARDELVRVVAELEQGAPTLEQSLALWERGEALAERCEEWLLGAKRRLDAARSSTAAASPNGASSSRTGDSAATES from the coding sequence ATGAGCGTGTCGAGCGAAGGGCTTTCCGACGTCGCGACACTGTCGTTCGAGCAGGCCCGGGATGAGCTCGTGCGCGTCGTCGCCGAGCTCGAGCAGGGCGCTCCCACCCTGGAGCAGTCGCTGGCCCTCTGGGAGCGCGGCGAGGCCCTCGCGGAGCGCTGTGAGGAATGGCTCCTCGGCGCCAAGCGCCGACTCGATGCGGCACGGTCCTCGACCGCCGCTGCGAGCCCGAACGGCGCGAGCAGCAGCCGTACCGGCGACAGCGCGGCCACGGAGTCGTGA
- a CDS encoding sigma-70 family RNA polymerase sigma factor yields the protein MPDDDDARLTALYDAHAAPVWRYVVKLTGDRAGADDVVQETLLRAWRTPKILAQDPSTTRAWMITVARRIVIDEARSARRRHERTVAELPENATGDNTDALFEAILIQEALAVLTADHRAVIVKAYYRGLSISQTAVELGIPEGTVKSRLHYGLRALRLALQERGVTR from the coding sequence ATGCCAGACGACGACGACGCTCGGCTCACTGCGCTCTACGACGCGCACGCGGCGCCGGTCTGGCGCTACGTCGTGAAGCTGACCGGCGATCGGGCCGGCGCCGACGACGTCGTGCAGGAGACGCTGCTGCGCGCGTGGCGCACACCGAAGATCCTCGCCCAGGACCCTTCCACGACGCGGGCCTGGATGATCACCGTCGCCCGCCGCATCGTCATCGACGAGGCGCGCAGCGCCCGTCGGCGGCATGAGCGCACGGTGGCCGAGCTCCCCGAGAACGCGACCGGCGACAACACAGACGCGCTGTTCGAGGCGATCCTCATCCAGGAGGCGCTGGCGGTTCTGACCGCCGACCACCGCGCTGTCATCGTCAAGGCCTACTATCGCGGCCTCAGCATCTCGCAGACGGCCGTCGAGCTCGGCATCCCCGAGGGCACCGTCAAATCGCGACTTCATTACGGGCTGCGCGCGCTGCGGCTCGCACTTCAGGAGAGGGGGGTGACCCGATGA
- a CDS encoding DUF4245 family protein, translated as MARAPRIVAELGRPETPEETADRKAQFSAAYRSSQNTRNLIAALLATLTVVLIIVFAVPRGSIPEREPVDVASVAADVSSAEDRTVLVPDVPDTWRANSAAVEGDSVGAWTIVYVPSEASGYLRIAQGFDADAAWPTRVLKGADASGTTTIDGVEWTVYDIPDPARAGNVSIALSTPAGPDTVMIYGSTDEKTVETAAKSVADQVKAIAQDAQ; from the coding sequence ATGGCCAGGGCTCCCCGCATCGTCGCCGAGCTCGGCCGCCCCGAGACCCCCGAAGAGACCGCAGACCGCAAGGCGCAGTTCTCGGCCGCCTACCGCTCCAGCCAGAACACCCGCAATCTCATCGCCGCTCTTCTCGCGACGCTGACCGTCGTCCTCATCATCGTGTTCGCCGTGCCGCGAGGCTCGATCCCCGAGCGCGAGCCCGTCGATGTCGCCTCCGTGGCCGCCGACGTCTCCTCCGCTGAAGATCGCACGGTCCTCGTCCCCGACGTGCCCGACACCTGGCGTGCCAACAGCGCCGCCGTCGAGGGCGATTCGGTCGGCGCCTGGACGATCGTCTACGTGCCGAGCGAGGCATCCGGCTATCTGCGCATCGCGCAGGGCTTCGACGCGGATGCCGCGTGGCCCACTCGCGTGCTCAAGGGGGCCGACGCGTCGGGCACCACGACGATCGACGGCGTCGAGTGGACGGTCTACGACATCCCCGACCCCGCCCGTGCCGGCAATGTGTCGATCGCGCTGAGCACACCGGCGGGGCCTGACACCGTCATGATCTACGGCTCGACCGACGAGAAGACGGTCGAGACGGCGGCGAAGTCCGTCGCCGACCAGGTGAAGGCGATCGCGCAGGACGCCCAGTGA
- a CDS encoding DUF6264 family protein yields MTNATPAQPERPRPEYGEYATPEEQRARIQQPDATWALDTGQALEPGQAPEAAPQQAAAPQRWPVDTSAEAARSGRNIDRVVTLSLLIVGAFNVVFTAISYFNLPALADQAMQIIGIPGSFTNVEAARLWGPIAAIVLIVGFLATALFAWRRLSKGKLAWWIPVVGAVITYLLVYVCLAVPLLGDPAFVEYATNPR; encoded by the coding sequence GTGACGAACGCCACCCCGGCGCAGCCTGAGCGCCCTCGCCCGGAATACGGGGAGTACGCCACGCCCGAGGAGCAGCGGGCGCGCATCCAGCAGCCTGATGCGACCTGGGCGCTCGACACGGGACAGGCGCTCGAGCCCGGCCAGGCACCCGAGGCTGCGCCGCAGCAGGCGGCTGCGCCGCAGCGCTGGCCCGTCGACACCTCTGCCGAAGCCGCGCGCTCGGGACGCAACATCGACCGGGTGGTGACGCTGTCGCTTCTCATCGTCGGGGCCTTCAACGTGGTGTTCACGGCGATCTCATACTTCAACCTGCCCGCTCTCGCGGACCAGGCGATGCAGATCATCGGGATCCCAGGAAGCTTCACCAACGTCGAGGCCGCGCGTCTCTGGGGCCCGATCGCCGCGATCGTCCTGATCGTCGGCTTCCTCGCCACCGCATTGTTCGCCTGGCGGCGGCTGAGCAAGGGCAAGCTCGCGTGGTGGATCCCCGTGGTCGGCGCCGTGATCACCTACCTGCTGGTGTACGTGTGCCTCGCCGTGCCGCTGCTCGGTGACCCCGCGTTCGTCGAATACGCCACCAACCCCCGCTGA
- the fbaA gene encoding class II fructose-bisphosphate aldolase: MPVATPEQYAEMLDRAKAGGFAYPAINAASSQSINAILQGLTEAGSDGIIQVTTGGADYFAGHTVKGRATGALAFAKFATEVAKNYPITVALHTDHCPKPALEDFVLPLIAASEEEVKAGGNPIFQSHMWDGSAVPLEENVEIAKELLPRLKNINAILEVEIGVVGGEEDGVKHEGTNDALYTTTGDVAKFVEALGLGENGRYIAALTFGNVHGVYKPGNVKLKPELLGEIQEGIAAQFGTGPKPLDLVFHGGSGSTDEEIALAVQNGVVKMNIDTDTQYAFTRSVAGFMFQNYDGVLKVDGEVGNKKAYDPRAWGKVAESAMAARVVEATKQLGSYGQSKS; this comes from the coding sequence ATGCCCGTCGCCACCCCAGAGCAGTACGCCGAGATGCTGGACCGCGCGAAGGCCGGCGGCTTCGCGTACCCCGCGATCAACGCGGCGAGCTCGCAGTCGATCAACGCGATCCTGCAGGGCCTCACCGAGGCCGGCTCGGACGGCATCATCCAGGTCACGACGGGCGGCGCCGACTACTTCGCCGGCCACACGGTGAAGGGCCGCGCGACCGGCGCTCTCGCCTTCGCGAAGTTCGCCACCGAGGTCGCCAAGAACTACCCGATCACGGTCGCGCTGCACACCGACCACTGCCCCAAGCCCGCGCTTGAGGACTTCGTCCTCCCGCTGATCGCCGCCTCGGAGGAAGAGGTGAAGGCCGGCGGGAACCCGATCTTCCAGTCGCACATGTGGGACGGCTCGGCCGTGCCGCTCGAGGAGAACGTCGAGATCGCGAAGGAGCTGCTCCCCCGCCTCAAGAACATCAACGCGATCCTCGAGGTCGAGATCGGCGTCGTCGGCGGCGAAGAGGACGGCGTCAAGCACGAGGGCACGAACGACGCCCTGTACACGACCACGGGCGACGTGGCGAAGTTCGTCGAGGCGCTCGGCCTCGGCGAGAACGGCCGCTACATCGCGGCGCTCACCTTCGGCAACGTGCACGGCGTCTACAAGCCCGGCAACGTCAAGCTCAAGCCCGAGCTGCTCGGAGAGATCCAGGAGGGCATCGCGGCGCAGTTCGGCACCGGACCGAAGCCCCTCGACCTCGTCTTCCACGGCGGCAGCGGCTCGACCGACGAGGAGATCGCCCTTGCTGTGCAGAACGGCGTCGTGAAGATGAACATCGACACTGACACCCAGTACGCCTTCACGCGCTCGGTCGCGGGCTTCATGTTCCAGAACTACGACGGCGTCCTCAAGGTCGACGGCGAGGTGGGCAACAAGAAGGCCTACGACCCGCGCGCGTGGGGCAAGGTCGCCGAGTCCGCCATGGCGGCCCGCGTCGTCGAGGCGACGAAGCAGCTCGGCTCCTACGGCCAGTCGAAGAGCTGA
- a CDS encoding UDP-N-acetylmuramyl pentapeptide phosphotransferase yields MTVQTTGPQTGAQAVIKDATDPARRPDVFFRVRRDEGHQVSAWWMIGAFVLVSAGVIALMSLVPGGA; encoded by the coding sequence ATGACCGTGCAGACCACGGGTCCGCAGACCGGAGCCCAAGCCGTTATCAAGGACGCTACCGACCCCGCCCGCCGACCCGACGTCTTCTTCCGGGTTCGTCGTGACGAGGGACACCAGGTCTCGGCGTGGTGGATGATCGGCGCGTTCGTGCTCGTCTCGGCTGGCGTCATCGCCCTCATGAGCCTGGTTCCCGGCGGCGCCTGA
- the glpX gene encoding class II fructose-bisphosphatase codes for MVSLTEDMSPLHPDRNLALELVRATEAAAIRAVPFIGRGQKELADGAAVDAMRAFLTTVNFDGVIVIGEGEKDNAPMLYNGESVGNGRGPQCDIAVDPIDGTTLTAEGRNNALSVIAVSDRGTMLDASTVFYMDKLVTGPAGVGVVDIRLPIAENIRLLAKALGKPVDELVVSVLNRPRHAQLIQEIRDAGAGTRLMSDGDVAGGINAARHNARTDMCVGIGGSPEGIVTACAIKALGGHIQGRLWPRDDDEKQKGVDAGLKLDDFVYEADDLVTGQNTLFVATGVTNGELVGGVRREGDWIYTESVVLRGASGTLRRITSEHLTSKWL; via the coding sequence ATGGTGAGCCTGACCGAAGACATGAGCCCTCTGCACCCCGATCGCAACCTCGCTCTCGAGCTCGTGCGGGCCACGGAGGCGGCGGCGATCCGGGCCGTCCCCTTCATCGGGCGCGGGCAGAAGGAGCTCGCCGACGGTGCGGCGGTCGACGCGATGCGCGCCTTCCTCACCACGGTGAACTTCGACGGCGTCATCGTCATCGGCGAGGGGGAGAAGGACAACGCCCCCATGCTTTACAACGGCGAGTCCGTCGGCAACGGGCGCGGGCCGCAGTGCGACATCGCGGTCGACCCGATCGACGGCACGACGCTGACGGCCGAGGGGCGCAACAACGCGCTCTCGGTCATCGCGGTGTCGGATCGCGGCACGATGCTCGACGCCTCAACCGTCTTCTACATGGACAAGCTCGTGACCGGGCCGGCCGGTGTCGGCGTGGTCGACATCCGTCTTCCGATCGCCGAGAACATCCGCCTGCTCGCCAAGGCGCTCGGGAAGCCCGTCGACGAGCTCGTCGTCTCGGTCCTGAACCGCCCGCGGCACGCGCAGCTCATTCAAGAGATCCGGGATGCCGGAGCCGGCACGCGACTCATGTCCGACGGCGATGTGGCCGGCGGCATCAACGCCGCGCGCCACAACGCCCGCACCGACATGTGCGTCGGTATCGGCGGCAGTCCCGAGGGAATCGTCACAGCGTGCGCCATCAAGGCGCTCGGCGGGCACATCCAGGGGCGTCTGTGGCCGCGCGACGACGACGAGAAGCAGAAGGGCGTCGATGCGGGCCTCAAGCTCGACGACTTCGTCTACGAGGCGGACGACCTCGTGACCGGCCAGAACACGCTGTTCGTCGCCACCGGCGTGACGAACGGGGAGCTCGTCGGCGGCGTGCGCCGCGAGGGGGACTGGATCTACACCGAGAGCGTCGTGCTGCGCGGGGCCTCCGGCACCCTGCGGCGGATCACGTCGGAGCACCTGACCTCGAAGTGGCTCTGA
- a CDS encoding zf-HC2 domain-containing protein has protein sequence MNPDHTHFAQWDAAYVLGALSPSDRRDFEAHLDECPDCRRAIAELTPTVGLLSRISAQDAEAIDDDDLDEDSAGSAAVLSLARERSRRRRRLRVVALVAAAVLVIAAVAVPLSVSSFVPRPTESFALQSTTDVPLEASVQLTSVGWGTRIELSCRYPEDDESGAPEEGWTYALTVVDSAGEASNVSTWRSRPGANARLQAGTALDVSDIRSVEIRTMSGQILMSYDLPQTSEG, from the coding sequence ATGAACCCCGACCACACGCACTTCGCGCAGTGGGATGCCGCCTACGTGCTGGGTGCGCTCTCGCCGAGCGACCGTCGCGACTTCGAAGCGCATCTCGACGAGTGTCCCGACTGCCGCCGGGCGATCGCGGAGCTCACTCCGACGGTCGGCCTGCTCTCGCGCATCTCTGCGCAGGATGCCGAGGCGATCGACGACGACGATCTCGACGAGGACTCGGCCGGCTCCGCCGCCGTGCTCTCGCTGGCGCGCGAGCGATCGCGCCGCCGTCGGCGCCTCCGCGTCGTGGCCCTCGTGGCGGCGGCCGTGCTCGTCATCGCGGCGGTCGCCGTGCCGCTGTCGGTCTCGAGCTTCGTTCCGCGGCCGACCGAGTCGTTCGCGCTGCAGAGCACGACCGACGTGCCGCTCGAGGCGAGCGTGCAGCTGACGTCGGTCGGCTGGGGCACGCGCATCGAGCTCAGCTGCCGGTATCCGGAGGATGACGAGTCCGGAGCGCCCGAGGAGGGCTGGACGTACGCCCTCACCGTCGTCGACAGCGCCGGCGAGGCGTCGAACGTCTCGACCTGGCGCTCGAGGCCGGGTGCGAACGCCCGGTTGCAGGCAGGGACCGCGCTCGACGTCTCGGACATCCGCAGCGTCGAGATCCGCACGATGTCGGGCCAGATCCTGATGTCGTACGACCTTCCGCAGACCTCCGAGGGTTGA